CCAGACCGACCGATGCCGGCCACCCCACAATCACCGTCATGCGCACGGCCAGCTCGGTGCGGTTTTGGATCACCGCGCGCTGGCCGCGGGCATTCGCCTCGGCGATGGACGGCACGAGGGCCAGCGACAGGGCCGCGGCGAAAAAGGACGAAAACTGCACGAGGGGCTGACCGCGGTCGTAGACGCCCTTCCATTTCCCGGACACGTCGGCAAGGCCCGCCCAATCGAGAACGTTTTTTACGGTAAACGAGTCGGCCAGCTGCATCAAGGGGAGGATGAGCGAACCGAGGGCAATGGGCAGGGACAAGGCCAGAATCGTTTTGATGAGCGCCCCCGGCGGTTCCGGCGCGGACGCGGCGGTCGTCCGGGCAACGGAAATCCGCAGTTCATCCTTGCGCAGGTAGACCAGCATCACGGCCAACCCGGCGAGGGCCCCGGTAAACGACCCAAACAAGGCGCCCGATGCGGCGGCGTACACGCCGCGCCCCGTCTCCATGGCCCAAACGGCCAGCACGAGGATCGTGGCGATGCGCACGAGCTGCTCCAGCACCTGCGAGACGCCGGTGGGCATCATATTCTGCTGGCCTTGGAAGTAGCCCCGAATGGCCGCCATCACGGGAACGACCAAAAGCGCCGTCGACACCATGCGGATCGGCGTGGTCAGCCGCGCATCCCCCATCAGCTCAGCGATCCATGAGGCGCCGAAAAAGAGCAAGGCAAAGCAAGCCGTACCCGTTGCGGCCAAAAACGCCGCCGCAACATGAAACACGCGCCGCGCCCCGGCGGCATCGCCGACCGCCAGCTTCTCGGCGACGATCTTGGAAACGGCAAGGGGAAACCCGGCCGTGGCCAGGATGAGCAGCGTGCTGTAGATGGGGTACACCTGGGCGTAGGCGTACAGCCCGACGTCCCCCGTGATCGCCTTGTACGGCACGCGGTAGAAGACGCCCAGGATCTTGGAAATCAGCGAAGCCGCGGCCAAGATGGCCGCGCCCTGCAAAAAGCGCTTATGGCTCGTTACGGCGTTCATGACGGTCTCCTCTCCGCTTCCGGCACCCAAACTGAGGGTATTATACCAGACCGCGAAGCGGCCGGAAAACGAACGCCGCGCGTCAAAAGACGCAAAAAACGCCGCCGATCCGCTTCCTGCGGACAGGCGGCGCGATCCGGGCGACGACCCACGTCGGCGTCACTGTTCCATCTGCTTGCCCAAAAACCCCGCGGCCGTTTCGCACAGCTTCACTTCCAGCTCGCCCATCTTGACGCCCTCGTCCTTGCTCACGAGAATGACCGCGCCGATGGGATCGCCACCGGCCACGATGGGCGCGATGACAAAGCTGGAATAGGTGTCTTCGGCGTCCCGAATCAATTCGTAGCGACCGGGCGTGGTCTCGAGAATCGTTCGCCGTTCCTCCATGCTTCTCTCGATGATGCTGCCAACGGGTTTGTCCATAAATTCCTTTTTCGAACCGCCGGCCACGGCAATGATGTTGTCGCGATCGGCGATCAGGGCGATGTGCTTGACGCTGTCGTACAGCGATTCGGCGTACTCTTTGGCAAAGTCCCCGAGCTCTCCAATGGGGGAATACTTCTTCAGAATCACTTCTCCATCGCGGTCAACGAAGATTTCCAAGGGGTCCCCTTCGCGAATCCGCAAAGTGCGTCGGATCTCTTTCGGAATCACCACTCGGCCCAAATCGTCGATCCGTCGCACGATACCCGTTGCTTTCATGGACATGCCTCGCTTTCGTGATGGTTGGTTTTGCATGGGGCACGGATTCCGGCTTTACCCCTATTTTGTGTTCCCCGCGCTGTCATTACCAAGTTTGGCTCTCCATTCTTTCTGTCATGAGCGGAACTTCGTGCCAATCCCGGTGGCAACGGGAGATTTGGCCCTAGTATTCAACGGAAACCCAGCCCCTATGCGGCACGCCGCGCGCGAACGTGAAGGCAGGGACCCGGCCGTACGCGAAAAGCGGGCTGCGAACACGCAACCCGCTGCTCCTCACGTCGGCTTGGGCAGGGCGATTTGCCGGATGTGCTTGGGCAACTCCTTGTCATAGAAGCGATTGTAGGCTTCGTTCAACGCCTCGACGCGCAACTCCTCGCGCACCTGTTCAAACGGCAGAACCTCGCGTTTTTCCACCCGGATCACATGGTAACCGTAGGCCGTTTTTACGGGAGCGCCCACCTTCCCGATGGCCTGGGTCAGCACGGCCTGCTGAAATTCGGGTACCCATTCCGTCACGCGGGCGTTTTCGTACACCCCGCCTTTTTCCTTGCTGCCCGGATCGTCGGAGTACTGTTTGGCCAGGGCGGCCATGTCCTCGCCGCGCTGGATGCGCCGGGCCAGCTCCGTGGCCAATTTGTAGGCCTCCGCCTCGCTGCGCCCGTCGGTGCTGATAAGGATGTGGCGCACCGTGGCCACGGTGAAGTCGCGCTGGCGCTCCGCGTAGCGCTTCTTCAAGTCCTCTTCCTTCACTTGTGCGGCAAGATAGGTCTCGATGCGCTTGTAGCGCACCAGGTAGTTCCGCACGTCGTCTTCCGTCAGGTTGAGCCGCTTGAGAAGCTGATCGGCCG
The genomic region above belongs to Calditerricola satsumensis and contains:
- a CDS encoding putative polysaccharide biosynthesis protein, translating into MNAVTSHKRFLQGAAILAAASLISKILGVFYRVPYKAITGDVGLYAYAQVYPIYSTLLILATAGFPLAVSKIVAEKLAVGDAAGARRVFHVAAAFLAATGTACFALLFFGASWIAELMGDARLTTPIRMVSTALLVVPVMAAIRGYFQGQQNMMPTGVSQVLEQLVRIATILVLAVWAMETGRGVYAAASGALFGSFTGALAGLAVMLVYLRKDELRISVARTTAASAPEPPGALIKTILALSLPIALGSLILPLMQLADSFTVKNVLDWAGLADVSGKWKGVYDRGQPLVQFSSFFAAALSLALVPSIAEANARGQRAVIQNRTELAVRMTVIVGWPASVGLAVIMEPVNTMLYGDPAGSFALAVLAFSTLFATVNVTAASILQGLGEVMVPVRNLFIGVAVKLGLNVVLIAALSRAGADMAIAGAALATVIGYAVAMLLNMRALRVRTGMRAARKALVVKPLVASLIMAAAVYGVYTVLHAALLGLGLPLRAASVVESLALTALGAAVYGVAVLRLGAVSRRDLELVPKTRRLVPLLVRLGMLKEGRDANHAHN
- the spoVT gene encoding stage V sporulation protein T; protein product: MKATGIVRRIDDLGRVVIPKEIRRTLRIREGDPLEIFVDRDGEVILKKYSPIGELGDFAKEYAESLYDSVKHIALIADRDNIIAVAGGSKKEFMDKPVGSIIERSMEERRTILETTPGRYELIRDAEDTYSSFVIAPIVAGGDPIGAVILVSKDEGVKMGELEVKLCETAAGFLGKQMEQ
- a CDS encoding peptidylprolyl isomerase, which codes for MWPRKRMWRVLALWVCALFALAGCAQSDDAQPTSGKGGDAGGPNLSLGVDAKQVVARYDGGEVTAGEFEKYLALQYVLNPLYRAVLTDPESREEVLRSYIAETILADRAGSADVREEADNLFDAWRQAFDKAEGSRKAADQLLKRLNLTEDDVRNYLVRYKRIETYLAAQVKEEDLKKRYAERQRDFTVATVRHILISTDGRSEAEAYKLATELARRIQRGEDMAALAKQYSDDPGSKEKGGVYENARVTEWVPEFQQAVLTQAIGKVGAPVKTAYGYHVIRVEKREVLPFEQVREELRVEALNEAYNRFYDKELPKHIRQIALPKPT